Genomic window (Acidobacteriota bacterium):
TTTCGACGGCCTGCCGCCGGCTACCTTTTGGAATCCGATTCCCTCAAGAAATCCGGTAAGCCCTTTTTCGGAAAAGAACTGCAGAACGCTCGGCGGACTATACTCGTGCCAGGCCCGGCCGAACAAACGCGCCGAAATCGATTCGCGGTTCCAGGTCTCGATCAGCAGAAGCCCATCGTCGGTCAACAGATCGCGCGCGCGTTCGAACGCGGCGCGCGGATCGTAAAAATGGGCCACGACCTGAATCATCGAGATCAGATCGAATCTGTCCCGCGTCCGAAACGATTCGAGAGATCCCTTGCGAATGTGAAGCCCGAGCGTCGTCGCGCCGAATTTCGCCATCTGGGCGTTCGGCTCGAGGCCGGTTCCCTGCCAACCGGAATCGACGAATCCGCGCAGAATGAATCCGGCCGCCGCGCCGACATCCAGCATCTTCCCTTTTGCGGGAGCAACTCCTGCGATCTTTCGGGCGTACATCCGACCGCGCAGATTGAGCATTTCGCCCTCGGAGAGATAGTCCGAATAGCCGGCGCCGCCGCCGGAAAAATACGAGTCGTCATAGACCTCTTTAACGTGCTGCTCGCCCGCGGCGATCACGGCAAATCGATGGCCGCACGCGAGACAATCGTGCAACGGATATCCCTTCGCCTCAAAGGCGAATTTCGAATCGGAACGGCACAGCGGACAGAGTTGATTGGTCACTGATCTTACTTTCTCAAGTCGAAAACGACGATCTCATCGCATTCGGCGACAACCG
Coding sequences:
- a CDS encoding methyltransferase domain-containing protein; translated protein: MTNQLCPLCRSDSKFAFEAKGYPLHDCLACGHRFAVIAAGEQHVKEVYDDSYFSGGGAGYSDYLSEGEMLNLRGRMYARKIAGVAPAKGKMLDVGAAAGFILRGFVDSGWQGTGLEPNAQMAKFGATTLGLHIRKGSLESFRTRDRFDLISMIQVVAHFYDPRAAFERARDLLTDDGLLLIETWNRESISARLFGRAWHEYSPPSVLQFFSEKGLTGFLEGIGFQKVAGGRPSKKISGAHARSLLKYRIGDSFLLKLIPEKLNFPYPSEDLFWAAYRLLPRERKDAEAV